In one window of Caballeronia sp. TF1N1 DNA:
- a CDS encoding lipoate--protein ligase family protein, with translation MPFELLDFETLPGNPLQAEEALLDRAKAGDAVAHLWEAPRSLIVPRSYQRYAPLADARDDFARRGCPVWLRLSGGGLVPQGPGILNLSLAYPVHAPMGALAEPVYLHLCGIIADALNTLGVLTHWQAVEGSFCDGRFNLAWGPGHDARKIAGTAQYWRRVSSSLDEQPRHAVLAHAVLLVDADPIEINERANAFEALIGSGRRYEEMKVVTVAQALAYEGFGMPPGLRERVRNAIAARVVAADLPQAPL, from the coding sequence ATGCCCTTCGAATTGCTCGATTTCGAAACGCTGCCCGGGAATCCGCTGCAAGCCGAGGAAGCGCTGCTCGACCGCGCGAAAGCGGGCGATGCGGTGGCGCATCTGTGGGAAGCGCCGCGCTCGCTGATCGTGCCGCGCAGTTATCAGCGTTATGCGCCTTTGGCCGATGCTCGCGATGATTTCGCGCGACGCGGCTGTCCCGTCTGGCTGCGTTTGTCGGGCGGCGGGCTGGTTCCACAAGGTCCCGGCATTCTCAATCTGAGTCTCGCGTATCCCGTGCACGCGCCGATGGGCGCGCTTGCCGAGCCGGTCTATCTGCATCTGTGCGGCATCATCGCGGATGCGCTCAACACCCTCGGCGTGCTCACGCACTGGCAAGCGGTAGAAGGTTCGTTCTGCGATGGCCGCTTCAATCTCGCCTGGGGTCCCGGCCACGATGCGCGCAAGATCGCCGGCACGGCGCAATACTGGCGGCGCGTGTCGTCGTCCCTCGACGAGCAACCGCGCCATGCCGTGCTGGCTCACGCCGTTCTGCTCGTCGATGCCGATCCCATCGAGATCAACGAGCGCGCGAATGCGTTCGAGGCGCTCATCGGCAGCGGGCGGCGCTATGAAGAGATGAAGGTCGTGACCGTGGCGCAAGCGCTCGCCTACGAAGGTTTCGGCATGCCGCCCGGGCTGCGCGAGCGCGTGCGAAATGCCATCGCGGCGCGCGTCGTGGCCGCCGATTTGCCGCAAGCTCCTCTCTAA
- a CDS encoding alpha-ketoacid dehydrogenase subunit beta gives MARKLSMKMAINEAIDQEMTRDPSVILLGEDIVGGAGADGEKDAWGGVLGVTKGLYAKHGDRLLDTPLSESAYVGAAIGAAACGMRPIAELMFIDFMGVCFDQIFNQAAKFRYMFGGKAETPVVIRAMVGAGFRAAAQHSQMLTPLFTHIPGLKVVCPSTPYDTKGLLIQAIRDNDPVIFCEHKNLYGFEGEVPENSYAIPFGEANIVRDGKDVSIVTYGLMVHRALEAAATLAKEGIEAEIVDLRSLSPLDMDTVLETVENTGRLVVVDEASPRCNIATDISAQVAQRAFGALKAAIEMVAPPHTPVPFSPTLEDLYIPSAAQIADAARKTMKGGKH, from the coding sequence ATGGCCCGAAAACTGAGCATGAAGATGGCGATCAACGAAGCCATCGACCAGGAAATGACCCGCGATCCGAGCGTGATTCTGCTTGGCGAGGATATCGTCGGCGGCGCCGGCGCGGACGGCGAGAAAGACGCGTGGGGCGGCGTGCTGGGCGTCACGAAAGGACTGTACGCCAAGCACGGCGACCGGCTGCTCGACACGCCGCTCTCCGAATCGGCGTACGTGGGCGCGGCAATCGGCGCGGCGGCGTGCGGCATGCGGCCGATCGCGGAATTGATGTTCATCGACTTCATGGGCGTGTGTTTCGACCAGATCTTCAATCAGGCCGCCAAGTTCCGCTACATGTTCGGCGGCAAGGCCGAAACGCCCGTCGTGATTCGCGCGATGGTCGGCGCGGGCTTTCGCGCGGCCGCTCAGCATAGCCAGATGCTGACGCCGCTTTTCACGCATATTCCCGGTCTCAAGGTCGTCTGTCCGTCCACGCCTTACGACACCAAGGGCCTCTTGATTCAGGCGATTCGCGACAACGACCCGGTCATCTTCTGCGAGCACAAGAACCTTTACGGTTTCGAAGGCGAAGTGCCCGAGAACTCGTATGCCATTCCGTTCGGCGAGGCCAACATCGTGCGCGACGGCAAGGATGTGTCCATCGTCACTTACGGGTTGATGGTGCACCGCGCGCTGGAGGCGGCCGCGACGCTCGCGAAGGAAGGCATCGAAGCCGAGATCGTCGATCTGCGCTCGCTGTCGCCGCTCGATATGGACACCGTGCTCGAAACGGTCGAGAACACGGGAAGACTCGTCGTCGTCGATGAAGCGAGTCCGCGCTGCAACATCGCCACGGATATCTCGGCGCAAGTCGCGCAGCGAGCGTTCGGCGCGCTGAAAGCAGCCATCGAAATGGTCGCGCCGCCGCACACCCCCGTGCCGTTCTCGCCAACGCTCGAAGATCTGTACATTCCGAGCGCTGCACAAATCGCCGACGCCGCGCGTAAAACGATGAAAGGAGGAAAGCACTGA
- a CDS encoding acetoin dehydrogenase dihydrolipoyllysine-residue acetyltransferase subunit, which translates to MPAITPIVMPKWGLSMKEGTVNEWLVEEGAQIAVGMPILDVETDKIANAVEAPDAGTLRRRVASAGDTLPVKALLGVLAPAEVSDADIDAYVSSYETPPDEEGEGDEAASAYHFVDVDGIRVRYAARGGDDAGKSAVLFIHGFGGDLDNWLFNLDALAEHIRVFALDLPGHGQSTPKVPGTTLADLARFVAHFMDAVNIEKAHLVGHSMGGGIAAQLAVDAPARVQSVALVSPSGFGDEVNNAYTEGFVSAQSRRELKPVVELLFANPELVSRQMLDDLLKYKRLDGVSEALTALGGALFGGGSQSGQPGRKLAESGKPVLVIWGAKDQIIPAAHAENAPKHATVRVFDDAGHMSQMEKANEVNALLKEHVGKTV; encoded by the coding sequence ATGCCCGCAATCACACCGATCGTCATGCCCAAATGGGGCTTGTCGATGAAGGAAGGCACGGTAAACGAGTGGCTCGTGGAAGAGGGCGCGCAGATCGCCGTCGGCATGCCGATTCTCGATGTCGAAACCGACAAGATCGCCAACGCGGTGGAAGCGCCCGACGCGGGTACGTTGCGCCGCAGGGTTGCGTCGGCGGGCGACACGCTGCCGGTGAAAGCGCTCCTCGGCGTGCTCGCGCCGGCCGAGGTTAGCGACGCCGATATCGACGCCTACGTGTCGTCCTACGAAACGCCGCCGGACGAGGAAGGCGAGGGCGACGAAGCGGCGTCGGCATATCACTTCGTCGATGTCGACGGCATTCGCGTGCGCTATGCCGCGCGCGGCGGCGACGATGCGGGCAAGTCCGCGGTGCTGTTCATCCACGGTTTTGGCGGCGATCTCGACAACTGGCTCTTCAATCTCGACGCGCTCGCCGAACACATTCGCGTGTTCGCGCTCGATTTGCCGGGCCACGGGCAATCGACGCCCAAGGTGCCGGGCACGACGCTCGCCGATCTCGCGCGCTTCGTCGCGCACTTCATGGACGCGGTGAATATCGAAAAGGCGCATCTGGTCGGGCACTCCATGGGCGGCGGCATCGCCGCGCAACTCGCCGTCGATGCGCCCGCGCGCGTGCAATCGGTCGCGCTCGTGTCGCCCTCCGGTTTCGGCGATGAAGTGAACAACGCGTACACCGAGGGTTTCGTGAGCGCGCAATCGCGTCGCGAGCTGAAGCCAGTGGTCGAGCTGCTGTTCGCCAATCCGGAGCTCGTCAGCCGCCAAATGCTCGACGACTTGCTCAAATACAAGCGTCTGGATGGCGTGAGCGAAGCACTGACTGCGCTCGGTGGCGCGCTCTTCGGCGGTGGCAGCCAGAGCGGTCAGCCCGGAAGAAAGCTTGCGGAAAGCGGCAAGCCGGTGCTCGTGATCTGGGGCGCGAAGGACCAGATCATCCCGGCGGCGCATGCCGAAAACGCGCCGAAGCATGCGACCGTGCGCGTATTCGACGATGCCGGGCACATGAGCCAGATGGAGAAAGCCAACGAGGTCAACGCGTTGTTAAAGGAGCATGTGGGCAAGACCGTCTGA